The Oncorhynchus mykiss isolate Arlee chromosome 28, USDA_OmykA_1.1, whole genome shotgun sequence genome includes a window with the following:
- the LOC110508219 gene encoding serine/threonine-protein kinase N2 isoform X1, producing MAADSVQGDARGQLVSERLGLGHNLDLSDTMVQQKLDEIKEQIRREIRKELKIKEGAENLRKVTTDKKSLAYVDNMLKKSNKKVEELHQELQELNAHIVVKDPDDLLECPLTPDTPASEARMCTSNSRLAALKKQNDIELKVKQGAENMIQMYSNGSSKDRKLLATAQQMLQDSKTKIEFIRMQILKGSQASELSFDNNDVMAKPIISPLDLRVEELCHHARIESAVAEGAKNVMKLLGSGKVTEKRAHSEAQARFNESSQKLDLLKYSLEQRLSELPKNHPRSTNIVEELSLMSSPALSPRSSIISTQNQYSTVAKPAALTGTLDVRLMGCQDLLENVPGRSKVGAVLLPGWSPSETRSSFMSRGNRNRGASARNLSKSEDLSNEISAVLKLDNTVVGQTNWRPVSNQSWDQKFTLELDRSRELEISVYWRDWRSLCAVKFLRLEDFLDNQRHGMCLYLEPQGTLFAEVTFFTPVIERRPKLQRQKKIFSKQQGKTFLRAPQMNINIATWGRLVRRALPTVSPQVAETGTSSLPGSPTPTSPISEPLVTKLDFDKEPTPGPKHYPVPAGIREPLAQDNKLPDKEEVQDALASFDFLNKRNSIAVKSSDLDRLDKVAEQEIQPPGLELTAIQKEIREEEQFRFSLRDFKCVAVLGRGHFGKVLLAEYKSTGEMFAIKALKKGDIVARDEVDSLMCEKRIFEAVNSVRHPFLVNLFACFQTQEHVCFVMEYAAGGDLMMHIHADVFSEPRAIFYAACVVLGLQFLHEHKIVYRDLKLDNLLLDTEGYVKIADFGLCKEGMGFRDRTSTFCGTPEFLAPEVLTETSYTRAVDWWGLGVLVFEMLVGESPFPGDDEEEVFDSIVNDEVRYPRFLSTEAISIMRRLLRRSPERRLGAGERDAEEVKKHLFFRNMDWNGILSKKVKPPFVPTIQNSNDVSNFDNEFTSEAPILTPPREPRALSKNEQDMFSDFDYIADWC from the exons ATGGCCGCCGATTCCGTGCAG GGCGACGCCAGGGGCCAGCTGGTGTCGGAGCGGCTGGGCCTGGGCCACAACCTGGACCTGTCGGACACCATGGTGCAGCAGAAGCTGGATGAGATCAAGGAGCAAATCCGCCGCGAGATCCGCAAAGAGCTGAAGATCAAGGAGGGTGCGGAGAACCTGCGCAAGGTCACCACGGACAAGAAGAGCCTGGCCTATGTGGACAACATGCTGAAGAAGTCCAACAAGAAGGTGGAGGAGCTCCACCAGGAGCTCCAGGAGCTCAACGCCCACATTGTGGTCAAGGACCCCGATGACCTGCTGG AGTGCCCTTTGACCCCGGACACCCCAGCTAGCGAGGCGAGGATGTGCACCAGCAACAGCCGCTTGGCCGCCCTGAAGAAGCAGAACGACATTGAGCTGAAGGTCAAACAGGGGGCAGAGAACATGATCCAGATGTACTCCAACGGCTCTTCCAAG GACCGGAAATTGCTAGCGACTGCTCAACAGATGCTCCAGGACAGCAAGACAAAGATTGAGTTCATCAGGATGCAGATCCTCAAAGGCAGCCAGGCCAGCGAGTTGAGCTTCGATAACAACGACGTCatgg CCAAGCCCATCATCAGCCCGCTGGACCTGCGGGTAGAGGAGCTGTGTCACCATGCCAGGATAGAGTCTGCCGTGGCCGAGGGTGCCAAGAACGTAATGAAGCTCCTGGGCTCTGGCAAAGTCACGGAGAAGAGGGCACACTCAGAG GCCCAGGCCCGATTCAACGAGTCCAGTCAAAAGCTGGACCTGCTCAAGTACTCCCTGGAGCAGAGGCTGAGTGAGCTACCCAAGAACCACCCTCGCAGCACCAACATCGTGGAGGAGCTGTCCCTCATGTCCTCGCCTGCCCTCAGCCCGCGCTCCAGCATCATCTCCACCCAGAACCAATACAGCACCGTGGCCAAGCCCGCCGCACTCACAG GCACGTTAGATGTCAGGCTCATGGGCTGCCAGGACCTGCTGGAGAACGTTCCGGGTCGTTCCAAAGTCGGTGCTGTGCTGCTGCCTGGCTGGAGCCCCAGCGAGACGCGCTCCTCCTTCATGAGCCGGGGGAATCGCAACCGAGGTGCCAGCGCACGGAACCTCTCCAAGAGTGAAGACCTCTCAA atgaaatcagtgCTGTGCTGAAGCTGGACAATACAGTGGTGGGACAGACCAACTGGAGACCTGTCAGTAACCAGTCCtgggatcagaagtttacattggagctggacagg TCTCGTGAGCTGGAGATCTCGGTGTACTGGAGAGACTGGCGCTCGCTGTGTGCTGTCAAGTTCCTGCGACTGGAGGACTTCCTGGACAACCAGCGTCACGGCATGTGTCTCTACCTGGAGCCTCAGGGAACCCTGTTTGCAGAG GTCACATTTTTCACCCCTGTCATTGAGCGGCGACCCAAACTGCAGAGACAAAAAAAGATCTTCTCAAAGCAGCAAG GGAAGACGTTCCTGCGTGCTCCTCAGATGAACATAAACATTGCCACCTGGGGCCGCCTGGTCAGAAGGGCCTTACCCACAGTCAGCCCACAGGTGGCTGAGACTGGGACCAGCAGTCTGCCAGGATCTCCAACACCCAccag tcccATCAGTGAACCGTTGGTGACCAAGCTGGACTTTGACAAAGAGCCCACCCCGGGACCCAAGCATTACCCTGTACCCGCTGGCATCAGAGAACCACTGGCACAGGACAACAAACTGCCCGACAAGGAGGAAGTACAG GACGCCCTGGCATCGTTTGACTTCCTGAACAAGAGGAACAGCATAGCTGTGAAGTCGTCAGACCTAGACAGACTAGACAAGGTAGCAGAGCAGGAGATCCAGCCTCCAGGCCTGGAGCTCACAGCCATACAGAAGGAAATAAG GGAAGAAGAACAATTTCGGTTTAGTCTCAGAGACTTTAAATGTGTTGCAGTCCTTGGTCGTGGTCATTTCGGAAAG gtattGTTAGCCGAGTATAAAAGCACAGGAGAGATGTTCGCCATCAAAGCCCTGAAGAAAGGAGACATTGTGGCTCGTGACGAGGTGGACAG tctgatGTGTGAGAAGCGTATATTTGAGGCGGTGAACAGCGTGCGCCACCCGTTCCTGGTCAACCTCTTTGCCTGCTTCCAAACGCAGGAGCACGTGTGCTTCGTCATGGAGTACGCTGCCGGGGGAGACCTGATGATGCACATCCACGCTGACGTCTTCTCCGAGCCCAGGGCCAT ATTTTATGCAGCTTGTGTCGTATTGGGATTACAGTTTTTACACGAACATAAGATTGTGTACAG AGATCTGAAGCTTGACAATCTGCTCTTGGACACTGAGGGCTATGTAAAAATAGCTGACTTTGGCCTTTGCAAAGAGG GAATGGGGTTCAGGGACCGCACCAGCACGTTTTGTGGTACTCCTGAGTTCCTGGCCCCAGAGGTTCTGACGGAGACATCATACACGCGTGCTGTGGACTGGTGGGGTCTGGGGGTCCTCGTCTTTGAGATGCTGGTTGGAGAG TCTCCATTCCCTGGGGACGATGAGGAGGAGGTGTTTGACAGCATTGTCAACGATGAAGTCCGCTACCCAAGGTTCCTCTCAACAGAGGCCATCTCCATCATGAGAAGG CTTTTGAGGAGGAGTCCAGAAAGACGTCTTGGGGCAGGAGAACGAGATGCAGAAGAAGTAAAGAAACATCTGTTCTTCAGA AATATGGATTGGAACGGAATACTGTCCAAGAAGGTGAAGCCTCCGTTTGTGCCGACCATCCAGAACTCCAACGACGTCAGCAACTTCGACAACGAATTTACCTCAGAAGCACCCATCCTGACCCCTCCCAGAGAACCCAGGGCGCTCAGCAAGAATGAGCAGGACATGTTCTCAGACTTTGACTACATTGCAGACTGGTGTTag
- the LOC110508219 gene encoding serine/threonine-protein kinase N2 isoform X2: MAADSVQGDARGQLVSERLGLGHNLDLSDTMVQQKLDEIKEQIRREIRKELKIKEGAENLRKVTTDKKSLAYVDNMLKKSNKKVEELHQELQELNAHIVVKDPDDLLECPLTPDTPASEARMCTSNSRLAALKKQNDIELKVKQGAENMIQMYSNGSSKDRKLLATAQQMLQDSKTKIEFIRMQILKGSQASELSFDNNDVMAKPIISPLDLRVEELCHHARIESAVAEGAKNVMKLLGSGKVTEKRAHSEAQARFNESSQKLDLLKYSLEQRLSELPKNHPRSTNIVEELSLMSSPALSPRSSIISTQNQYSTVAKPAALTGTLDVRLMGCQDLLENVPGRSKVGAVLLPGWSPSETRSSFMSRGNRNRGASARNLSKSEDLSNEISAVLKLDNTVVGQTNWRPVSNQSWDQKFTLELDRSRELEISVYWRDWRSLCAVKFLRLEDFLDNQRHGMCLYLEPQGTLFAEVTFFTPVIERRPKLQRQKKIFSKQQGKTFLRAPQMNINIATWGRLVRRALPTVSPQVAETGTSSLPGSPTPTSPISEPLVTKLDFDKEPTPGPKHYPVPAGIREPLAQDNKLPDKEEDALASFDFLNKRNSIAVKSSDLDRLDKVAEQEIQPPGLELTAIQKEIREEEQFRFSLRDFKCVAVLGRGHFGKVLLAEYKSTGEMFAIKALKKGDIVARDEVDSLMCEKRIFEAVNSVRHPFLVNLFACFQTQEHVCFVMEYAAGGDLMMHIHADVFSEPRAIFYAACVVLGLQFLHEHKIVYRDLKLDNLLLDTEGYVKIADFGLCKEGMGFRDRTSTFCGTPEFLAPEVLTETSYTRAVDWWGLGVLVFEMLVGESPFPGDDEEEVFDSIVNDEVRYPRFLSTEAISIMRRLLRRSPERRLGAGERDAEEVKKHLFFRNMDWNGILSKKVKPPFVPTIQNSNDVSNFDNEFTSEAPILTPPREPRALSKNEQDMFSDFDYIADWC, translated from the exons ATGGCCGCCGATTCCGTGCAG GGCGACGCCAGGGGCCAGCTGGTGTCGGAGCGGCTGGGCCTGGGCCACAACCTGGACCTGTCGGACACCATGGTGCAGCAGAAGCTGGATGAGATCAAGGAGCAAATCCGCCGCGAGATCCGCAAAGAGCTGAAGATCAAGGAGGGTGCGGAGAACCTGCGCAAGGTCACCACGGACAAGAAGAGCCTGGCCTATGTGGACAACATGCTGAAGAAGTCCAACAAGAAGGTGGAGGAGCTCCACCAGGAGCTCCAGGAGCTCAACGCCCACATTGTGGTCAAGGACCCCGATGACCTGCTGG AGTGCCCTTTGACCCCGGACACCCCAGCTAGCGAGGCGAGGATGTGCACCAGCAACAGCCGCTTGGCCGCCCTGAAGAAGCAGAACGACATTGAGCTGAAGGTCAAACAGGGGGCAGAGAACATGATCCAGATGTACTCCAACGGCTCTTCCAAG GACCGGAAATTGCTAGCGACTGCTCAACAGATGCTCCAGGACAGCAAGACAAAGATTGAGTTCATCAGGATGCAGATCCTCAAAGGCAGCCAGGCCAGCGAGTTGAGCTTCGATAACAACGACGTCatgg CCAAGCCCATCATCAGCCCGCTGGACCTGCGGGTAGAGGAGCTGTGTCACCATGCCAGGATAGAGTCTGCCGTGGCCGAGGGTGCCAAGAACGTAATGAAGCTCCTGGGCTCTGGCAAAGTCACGGAGAAGAGGGCACACTCAGAG GCCCAGGCCCGATTCAACGAGTCCAGTCAAAAGCTGGACCTGCTCAAGTACTCCCTGGAGCAGAGGCTGAGTGAGCTACCCAAGAACCACCCTCGCAGCACCAACATCGTGGAGGAGCTGTCCCTCATGTCCTCGCCTGCCCTCAGCCCGCGCTCCAGCATCATCTCCACCCAGAACCAATACAGCACCGTGGCCAAGCCCGCCGCACTCACAG GCACGTTAGATGTCAGGCTCATGGGCTGCCAGGACCTGCTGGAGAACGTTCCGGGTCGTTCCAAAGTCGGTGCTGTGCTGCTGCCTGGCTGGAGCCCCAGCGAGACGCGCTCCTCCTTCATGAGCCGGGGGAATCGCAACCGAGGTGCCAGCGCACGGAACCTCTCCAAGAGTGAAGACCTCTCAA atgaaatcagtgCTGTGCTGAAGCTGGACAATACAGTGGTGGGACAGACCAACTGGAGACCTGTCAGTAACCAGTCCtgggatcagaagtttacattggagctggacagg TCTCGTGAGCTGGAGATCTCGGTGTACTGGAGAGACTGGCGCTCGCTGTGTGCTGTCAAGTTCCTGCGACTGGAGGACTTCCTGGACAACCAGCGTCACGGCATGTGTCTCTACCTGGAGCCTCAGGGAACCCTGTTTGCAGAG GTCACATTTTTCACCCCTGTCATTGAGCGGCGACCCAAACTGCAGAGACAAAAAAAGATCTTCTCAAAGCAGCAAG GGAAGACGTTCCTGCGTGCTCCTCAGATGAACATAAACATTGCCACCTGGGGCCGCCTGGTCAGAAGGGCCTTACCCACAGTCAGCCCACAGGTGGCTGAGACTGGGACCAGCAGTCTGCCAGGATCTCCAACACCCAccag tcccATCAGTGAACCGTTGGTGACCAAGCTGGACTTTGACAAAGAGCCCACCCCGGGACCCAAGCATTACCCTGTACCCGCTGGCATCAGAGAACCACTGGCACAGGACAACAAACTGCCCGACAAGGAGGAA GACGCCCTGGCATCGTTTGACTTCCTGAACAAGAGGAACAGCATAGCTGTGAAGTCGTCAGACCTAGACAGACTAGACAAGGTAGCAGAGCAGGAGATCCAGCCTCCAGGCCTGGAGCTCACAGCCATACAGAAGGAAATAAG GGAAGAAGAACAATTTCGGTTTAGTCTCAGAGACTTTAAATGTGTTGCAGTCCTTGGTCGTGGTCATTTCGGAAAG gtattGTTAGCCGAGTATAAAAGCACAGGAGAGATGTTCGCCATCAAAGCCCTGAAGAAAGGAGACATTGTGGCTCGTGACGAGGTGGACAG tctgatGTGTGAGAAGCGTATATTTGAGGCGGTGAACAGCGTGCGCCACCCGTTCCTGGTCAACCTCTTTGCCTGCTTCCAAACGCAGGAGCACGTGTGCTTCGTCATGGAGTACGCTGCCGGGGGAGACCTGATGATGCACATCCACGCTGACGTCTTCTCCGAGCCCAGGGCCAT ATTTTATGCAGCTTGTGTCGTATTGGGATTACAGTTTTTACACGAACATAAGATTGTGTACAG AGATCTGAAGCTTGACAATCTGCTCTTGGACACTGAGGGCTATGTAAAAATAGCTGACTTTGGCCTTTGCAAAGAGG GAATGGGGTTCAGGGACCGCACCAGCACGTTTTGTGGTACTCCTGAGTTCCTGGCCCCAGAGGTTCTGACGGAGACATCATACACGCGTGCTGTGGACTGGTGGGGTCTGGGGGTCCTCGTCTTTGAGATGCTGGTTGGAGAG TCTCCATTCCCTGGGGACGATGAGGAGGAGGTGTTTGACAGCATTGTCAACGATGAAGTCCGCTACCCAAGGTTCCTCTCAACAGAGGCCATCTCCATCATGAGAAGG CTTTTGAGGAGGAGTCCAGAAAGACGTCTTGGGGCAGGAGAACGAGATGCAGAAGAAGTAAAGAAACATCTGTTCTTCAGA AATATGGATTGGAACGGAATACTGTCCAAGAAGGTGAAGCCTCCGTTTGTGCCGACCATCCAGAACTCCAACGACGTCAGCAACTTCGACAACGAATTTACCTCAGAAGCACCCATCCTGACCCCTCCCAGAGAACCCAGGGCGCTCAGCAAGAATGAGCAGGACATGTTCTCAGACTTTGACTACATTGCAGACTGGTGTTag
- the LOC110508219 gene encoding serine/threonine-protein kinase N2 isoform X3, with product MAADSVQGDARGQLVSERLGLGHNLDLSDTMVQQKLDEIKEQIRREIRKELKIKEGAENLRKVTTDKKSLAYVDNMLKKSNKKVEELHQELQELNAHIVVKDPDDLLECPLTPDTPASEARMCTSNSRLAALKKQNDIELKVKQGAENMIQMYSNGSSKDRKLLATAQQMLQDSKTKIEFIRMQILKGSQASELSFDNNDVMAKPIISPLDLRVEELCHHARIESAVAEGAKNVMKLLGSGKVTEKRAHSEAQARFNESSQKLDLLKYSLEQRLSELPKNHPRSTNIVEELSLMSSPALSPRSSIISTQNQYSTVAKPAALTGTLDVRLMGCQDLLENVPGRSKVGAVLLPGWSPSETRSSFMSRGNRNRGASARNLSKSEDLSNEISAVLKLDNTVVGQTNWRPVSNQSWDQKFTLELDRSRELEISVYWRDWRSLCAVKFLRLEDFLDNQRHGMCLYLEPQGTLFAEVTFFTPVIERRPKLQRQKKIFSKQQGKTFLRAPQMNINIATWGRLVRRALPTVSPQVAETGTSSLPGSPTPTSPISEPLVTKLDFDKEPTPGPKHYPVPAGIREPLAQDNKLPDKEEVQDALASFDFLNKRNSIAVKSSDLDRLDKVAEQEIQPPGLELTAIQKEIREEEQFRFSLRDFKCVAVLGRGHFGKVLLAEYKSTGEMFAIKALKKGDIVARDEVDSLMCEKRIFEAVNSVRHPFLVNLFACFQTQEHVCFVMEYAAGGDLMMHIHADVFSEPRAIFYAACVVLGLQFLHEHKIVYRDLKLDNLLLDTEGYVKIADFGLCKEDNSDER from the exons ATGGCCGCCGATTCCGTGCAG GGCGACGCCAGGGGCCAGCTGGTGTCGGAGCGGCTGGGCCTGGGCCACAACCTGGACCTGTCGGACACCATGGTGCAGCAGAAGCTGGATGAGATCAAGGAGCAAATCCGCCGCGAGATCCGCAAAGAGCTGAAGATCAAGGAGGGTGCGGAGAACCTGCGCAAGGTCACCACGGACAAGAAGAGCCTGGCCTATGTGGACAACATGCTGAAGAAGTCCAACAAGAAGGTGGAGGAGCTCCACCAGGAGCTCCAGGAGCTCAACGCCCACATTGTGGTCAAGGACCCCGATGACCTGCTGG AGTGCCCTTTGACCCCGGACACCCCAGCTAGCGAGGCGAGGATGTGCACCAGCAACAGCCGCTTGGCCGCCCTGAAGAAGCAGAACGACATTGAGCTGAAGGTCAAACAGGGGGCAGAGAACATGATCCAGATGTACTCCAACGGCTCTTCCAAG GACCGGAAATTGCTAGCGACTGCTCAACAGATGCTCCAGGACAGCAAGACAAAGATTGAGTTCATCAGGATGCAGATCCTCAAAGGCAGCCAGGCCAGCGAGTTGAGCTTCGATAACAACGACGTCatgg CCAAGCCCATCATCAGCCCGCTGGACCTGCGGGTAGAGGAGCTGTGTCACCATGCCAGGATAGAGTCTGCCGTGGCCGAGGGTGCCAAGAACGTAATGAAGCTCCTGGGCTCTGGCAAAGTCACGGAGAAGAGGGCACACTCAGAG GCCCAGGCCCGATTCAACGAGTCCAGTCAAAAGCTGGACCTGCTCAAGTACTCCCTGGAGCAGAGGCTGAGTGAGCTACCCAAGAACCACCCTCGCAGCACCAACATCGTGGAGGAGCTGTCCCTCATGTCCTCGCCTGCCCTCAGCCCGCGCTCCAGCATCATCTCCACCCAGAACCAATACAGCACCGTGGCCAAGCCCGCCGCACTCACAG GCACGTTAGATGTCAGGCTCATGGGCTGCCAGGACCTGCTGGAGAACGTTCCGGGTCGTTCCAAAGTCGGTGCTGTGCTGCTGCCTGGCTGGAGCCCCAGCGAGACGCGCTCCTCCTTCATGAGCCGGGGGAATCGCAACCGAGGTGCCAGCGCACGGAACCTCTCCAAGAGTGAAGACCTCTCAA atgaaatcagtgCTGTGCTGAAGCTGGACAATACAGTGGTGGGACAGACCAACTGGAGACCTGTCAGTAACCAGTCCtgggatcagaagtttacattggagctggacagg TCTCGTGAGCTGGAGATCTCGGTGTACTGGAGAGACTGGCGCTCGCTGTGTGCTGTCAAGTTCCTGCGACTGGAGGACTTCCTGGACAACCAGCGTCACGGCATGTGTCTCTACCTGGAGCCTCAGGGAACCCTGTTTGCAGAG GTCACATTTTTCACCCCTGTCATTGAGCGGCGACCCAAACTGCAGAGACAAAAAAAGATCTTCTCAAAGCAGCAAG GGAAGACGTTCCTGCGTGCTCCTCAGATGAACATAAACATTGCCACCTGGGGCCGCCTGGTCAGAAGGGCCTTACCCACAGTCAGCCCACAGGTGGCTGAGACTGGGACCAGCAGTCTGCCAGGATCTCCAACACCCAccag tcccATCAGTGAACCGTTGGTGACCAAGCTGGACTTTGACAAAGAGCCCACCCCGGGACCCAAGCATTACCCTGTACCCGCTGGCATCAGAGAACCACTGGCACAGGACAACAAACTGCCCGACAAGGAGGAAGTACAG GACGCCCTGGCATCGTTTGACTTCCTGAACAAGAGGAACAGCATAGCTGTGAAGTCGTCAGACCTAGACAGACTAGACAAGGTAGCAGAGCAGGAGATCCAGCCTCCAGGCCTGGAGCTCACAGCCATACAGAAGGAAATAAG GGAAGAAGAACAATTTCGGTTTAGTCTCAGAGACTTTAAATGTGTTGCAGTCCTTGGTCGTGGTCATTTCGGAAAG gtattGTTAGCCGAGTATAAAAGCACAGGAGAGATGTTCGCCATCAAAGCCCTGAAGAAAGGAGACATTGTGGCTCGTGACGAGGTGGACAG tctgatGTGTGAGAAGCGTATATTTGAGGCGGTGAACAGCGTGCGCCACCCGTTCCTGGTCAACCTCTTTGCCTGCTTCCAAACGCAGGAGCACGTGTGCTTCGTCATGGAGTACGCTGCCGGGGGAGACCTGATGATGCACATCCACGCTGACGTCTTCTCCGAGCCCAGGGCCAT ATTTTATGCAGCTTGTGTCGTATTGGGATTACAGTTTTTACACGAACATAAGATTGTGTACAG AGATCTGAAGCTTGACAATCTGCTCTTGGACACTGAGGGCTATGTAAAAATAGCTGACTTTGGCCTTTGCAAAGAGG ATAATTCAGATGAAAGGTAA